Below is a window of Fulvitalea axinellae DNA.
AAATATTCGAGCCCAAGAGATTACCCAAAGCCAAGTCGGTTTGCTTTCTGAAAGCAGAAATGACTGACGTTACCAACTCGGGCAAACTGGTTCCCAAAGCCACAATTGTCACGCCTATTACACGCTCGCTCACTCCCAACCCTACAGCAAGGGTTTTGGCGCTTCCGACAAACCATTCTGATCCGAAATAAAGTCCAATCGCTCCCAAAACCATATAAAGAATGCTTCTCCATTTCGGGTAAGGGTGATCCTCGGCCTCCAACAGGTCCGGATCCTCAGTTTCCACCAAAGCCTTTTTCCTTCCTTTGGTAACAGTATAAAAAAGATAAACAATAAGAATAGCGAATGACACCGCCCCTTCCCACGCCTTAAATTCCCCTTCCAGCGCAAACACGTAAACCATAATCGCCGAAAACATCATCACGGGCCAATCCATCTTTATGCTGTTTTTCCCTACGGAAATCGGGCAGATTATGGCAGTCAAACCCAACACAAGCCCAAGGTTACAGATATCCGATCCTATAACATTCCCTATGGCTATGTCGGAACTGCCAGCCAAGGCCGACTGTACGCTGATGAATAGCTCGGGAGCGGAAGTACCGAACGCAATTACGGTAAGCCCTACGATAAACGGTGGAATGTTCATGCCCAACGCAATCCGTGAGGAGCCTTTGACTAAAAAATCCCCTCCGAAGATGAGGACGCAAAGTCCCACCACAAGCATGACTATATCAGTGATCATATAAAGCGATTAATGCGGTATGCGCCCGCGTGGTTTGTTTTAGGCAAAAGAACGGCCCCGATGTAAACGGGGCCGGTAACGTGCCGAGACGGTTAACCCCGGCCAAAAATCTTAAAGTTTTTCTCCGTACGCCAAGTCTCCGGCATCACCCAAACCGGGCACGATATAAGCCTTTTCGTTAAGCTTCTCGTCCATTGCACATGTCCACAAACGGCAAGG
It encodes the following:
- a CDS encoding calcium/sodium antiporter; the protein is MITDIVMLVVGLCVLIFGGDFLVKGSSRIALGMNIPPFIVGLTVIAFGTSAPELFISVQSALAGSSDIAIGNVIGSDICNLGLVLGLTAIICPISVGKNSIKMDWPVMMFSAIMVYVFALEGEFKAWEGAVSFAILIVYLFYTVTKGRKKALVETEDPDLLEAEDHPYPKWRSILYMVLGAIGLYFGSEWFVGSAKTLAVGLGVSERVIGVTIVALGTSLPELVTSVISAFRKQTDLALGNLLGSNIFNNLAILGATAMVKPIGVGPEILRVDMVWMLLFSLAVLPMMVSRKSVSKVEGVILLGSYGVYTYFVLV